A window from Actinomycetospora corticicola encodes these proteins:
- a CDS encoding MaoC/PaaZ C-terminal domain-containing protein, which produces MMTETLDSPPTLGALYGRALLTARSGGTTLPDRTLELVNATVDPDAVVDYAHVCGFRVGGELPITYPHMLAFPLQMRLMTDREFPLPAPGMVHLRNVITQHRPLAVGEPLVVRVHAERLAAHPKGAQVDLVSTVGLPDDEAVWHSRSTYFVRGASAEEPTDEAPPEPAPRVGDRPHAVWTVPGDIGRRYAAVSGDVNPIHVNGLAAKAFGMPGTIAHGMWSKARVLSALAGRTDEAVTVDAVFRSPLRIPSKAFLYTAATTDGWDAALRSKSGKDHLLLTVRPAS; this is translated from the coding sequence ATGATGACCGAGACCCTCGACAGCCCGCCGACGCTCGGCGCGCTCTACGGGCGGGCGCTGCTCACGGCCCGGTCCGGCGGGACGACGCTGCCCGACCGGACCCTCGAGCTGGTGAACGCCACGGTCGACCCCGACGCGGTGGTGGACTACGCCCACGTGTGCGGGTTCCGGGTGGGCGGCGAGCTGCCGATCACCTACCCCCACATGCTGGCGTTCCCGCTGCAGATGCGGCTGATGACCGACCGCGAGTTCCCCCTGCCCGCCCCGGGCATGGTGCACCTGCGCAACGTCATCACCCAGCACCGTCCGCTCGCCGTCGGGGAGCCGCTCGTGGTGCGGGTGCACGCCGAGCGTCTCGCCGCGCACCCCAAGGGTGCGCAGGTCGACCTGGTCTCCACGGTCGGCCTTCCCGACGACGAGGCGGTGTGGCACTCGCGGTCGACCTACTTCGTGCGCGGTGCGTCGGCCGAGGAGCCGACCGACGAGGCCCCGCCGGAGCCGGCCCCGCGGGTCGGCGACCGGCCGCACGCCGTGTGGACCGTGCCCGGCGACATCGGGCGGCGCTACGCGGCGGTGTCCGGCGACGTGAACCCGATCCACGTGAACGGGCTCGCGGCGAAGGCGTTCGGGATGCCGGGGACCATCGCCCACGGCATGTGGTCCAAGGCACGCGTGCTCTCGGCCCTCGCCGGGCGGACCGACGAGGCCGTCACGGTCGACGCGGTCTTCCGCTCGCCGCTGCGCATCCCGTCGAAGGCGTTCCTCTACACGGCCGCCACGACGGACGGGTGGGACGCCGCGCTGCGCTCGAAGTCGGGCAAGGACCACCTGCTGCTGACGGTGCGCCCGGCGTCGTAG
- a CDS encoding 3-oxoacyl-ACP reductase, with translation MSHDWYSDFVNSGFGRAVAGNVGLPQVPKLRRWQPGQPLLSGAALLGTATADGRVAKVVRAVLADAHVEVHDDPAAPIGGGSSTSKVAAAVLDATGLSSPRDLAAVQQFLTPVMRRVGPSGRILVIGDVPAQAERPAVRAARRSLEGLVRSAAKEARYGATVNLVHVADGAENDLESTLRFFLSSRSAFVDGQRLDVGTVPGYAGSSAGTDWDHPVTGKVAVVTGAARGIGRTVAQTLARDGATVVAVDVPSAGDALAHTANDVGGTALQLDITGEGAGEAILEHCRRHGGIDIVVHNAGITRDKLLANQDTDRWNSVIDVNLNSQLAINDVLLASSDDDGFHRGGRIVTVSSMAGIAGNRGQTAYGASKAGVIGLVEATAPLLGDKDATINAVAPGFIETAMTAAMPVGTREAGRRLSSLTQGGLPVDVAETIAWFAQGASYAINGQVLRVDGQNYLGA, from the coding sequence ATGTCGCACGACTGGTACTCCGACTTCGTCAACTCGGGCTTCGGCCGCGCGGTCGCCGGCAACGTCGGGCTGCCCCAGGTGCCGAAGCTGCGCCGCTGGCAGCCCGGCCAGCCGCTGCTCTCCGGGGCCGCGCTGCTGGGCACCGCCACCGCGGACGGCCGCGTCGCCAAGGTCGTCCGGGCCGTCCTGGCCGACGCGCACGTCGAGGTCCACGACGACCCGGCCGCCCCGATCGGCGGTGGCTCGTCGACCTCGAAGGTCGCCGCCGCGGTCCTCGACGCGACCGGGCTGTCGAGCCCGCGTGACCTCGCCGCGGTCCAGCAGTTCCTCACCCCGGTCATGCGCCGGGTCGGCCCGTCGGGTCGGATTCTCGTCATCGGCGACGTCCCGGCGCAGGCCGAGCGGCCCGCCGTCCGGGCGGCCCGCCGCTCGCTCGAGGGCCTGGTCCGTTCGGCGGCCAAGGAGGCGCGTTACGGCGCCACCGTGAACCTCGTGCACGTCGCCGACGGGGCCGAGAACGACCTCGAGTCGACGCTGCGGTTCTTCCTCTCCTCCCGGTCGGCCTTCGTCGACGGGCAGCGCCTCGACGTCGGGACGGTGCCGGGCTACGCGGGCTCCTCGGCCGGCACCGACTGGGACCACCCGGTCACCGGCAAGGTCGCCGTCGTCACCGGTGCCGCGCGCGGCATCGGGCGCACGGTCGCGCAGACCCTGGCCCGCGACGGCGCCACCGTCGTGGCCGTCGACGTCCCGTCCGCCGGCGACGCGCTCGCCCACACCGCCAACGACGTGGGCGGGACGGCGCTGCAGCTCGACATCACGGGCGAGGGCGCCGGCGAGGCGATCCTCGAGCACTGCCGCCGCCACGGCGGGATCGACATCGTGGTGCACAACGCGGGCATCACCCGCGACAAGCTGCTCGCGAACCAGGACACCGACCGCTGGAACTCGGTCATCGACGTCAACCTGAACTCGCAGCTCGCCATCAACGACGTGCTGCTGGCCTCGAGTGACGACGACGGGTTCCACCGCGGTGGGCGCATCGTCACCGTCTCGTCGATGGCCGGGATCGCCGGCAACCGCGGCCAGACCGCGTACGGCGCCTCGAAGGCCGGCGTCATCGGTCTGGTGGAGGCCACCGCGCCGCTGCTCGGCGACAAGGACGCGACCATCAACGCCGTCGCGCCCGGGTTCATCGAGACCGCGATGACCGCCGCCATGCCGGTCGGCACCCGCGAGGCCGGGCGCCGGCTGTCGTCGCTCACCCAGGGCGGGCTGCCGGTCGACGTCGCCGAGACGATCGCCTGGTTCGCCCAGGGCGCCTCGTACGCGATCAACGGCCAGGTGCTGCGCGTCGACGGCCAGAACTACCTGGGGGCCTGA
- a CDS encoding acetyl-CoA C-acetyltransferase — translation MASPRRAAVVGANRIPFARSNGAYARASNQDMLTAALDGLVARFGLTEERMGEVVAGAVLKHSRDFNLTREAVLGSRLSAATPTYDVQQACGTGLEAAILISNKIALGQIEVGIAGGVDTTSDAPIAVNDDLREVLLEANRAKSTAGVVKALAGLRPGQLVPEIPANREPRTGMAMGEHAAITAAHWGIERTAQDELTALSHQNLAKAYDAGFFDDLLTPYLGLTKDNNLRADSTAEKLGKLKPVFFPAGGDQAEATMTAGNSTPLTDGAATVLLASDEWAAERGLPVLAHLVDAETAAVDYVHGDEGLLMAPAYAVPRLLERNGLTLQDFDFYEIHEAFASTVLATLAAWESPQFCKERLGLDAPLGSIDRDKLNVHGSSLAAGHPFAATGARIVPTLAKTIHQNGGGRGLISICAAGGQGVVAILEA, via the coding sequence ATGGCCAGCCCCCGTCGCGCGGCGGTCGTCGGCGCCAACCGCATCCCGTTCGCCCGCTCCAACGGCGCCTATGCCCGCGCCTCCAACCAGGACATGCTCACCGCGGCGCTCGACGGTCTCGTCGCCCGCTTCGGGCTGACCGAGGAGCGGATGGGCGAGGTGGTCGCCGGCGCCGTGCTGAAGCACAGCCGCGACTTCAACCTCACCCGCGAGGCCGTCCTCGGATCGCGCCTGTCCGCCGCGACCCCGACCTACGACGTGCAGCAGGCCTGCGGCACCGGGCTCGAGGCCGCGATCCTCATCTCGAACAAGATCGCCCTCGGGCAGATCGAGGTCGGGATCGCGGGTGGCGTCGACACCACCTCCGACGCCCCGATCGCGGTGAACGACGACCTGCGCGAGGTCCTCCTCGAGGCCAACCGTGCGAAGTCGACCGCCGGCGTCGTCAAGGCCCTGGCCGGGCTGCGGCCCGGGCAGCTCGTCCCCGAGATCCCGGCCAACCGGGAGCCGCGGACCGGCATGGCGATGGGCGAGCACGCCGCCATCACCGCGGCCCACTGGGGCATCGAGCGGACGGCGCAGGACGAGCTCACCGCGCTGTCGCACCAGAACCTCGCGAAGGCCTACGACGCCGGGTTCTTCGACGACCTCCTGACGCCGTACCTCGGCCTCACCAAGGACAACAACCTGCGCGCCGACTCCACGGCGGAGAAGCTCGGCAAGCTCAAGCCGGTGTTCTTCCCGGCCGGTGGCGACCAGGCCGAGGCCACCATGACGGCGGGGAACTCGACCCCGCTGACCGACGGTGCGGCGACGGTGCTGCTCGCCTCCGACGAGTGGGCCGCCGAGCGTGGCCTGCCGGTGCTCGCGCACCTCGTCGACGCCGAGACCGCCGCGGTGGACTACGTGCACGGGGACGAGGGGCTGCTCATGGCCCCCGCCTACGCCGTGCCGCGCCTGCTCGAGCGCAACGGCCTCACGCTGCAGGACTTCGACTTCTACGAGATCCACGAGGCGTTCGCGTCGACCGTGCTCGCCACGCTCGCCGCCTGGGAGAGCCCGCAGTTCTGCAAGGAGCGCCTGGGCCTCGACGCGCCGCTCGGCTCGATCGACCGCGACAAGCTCAACGTCCACGGCTCCTCGCTGGCCGCCGGGCACCCGTTCGCCGCGACCGGCGCGCGCATCGTGCCGACGCTCGCGAAGACCATCCACCAGAACGGCGGGGGCCGCGGCCTCATCTCCATCTGCGCCGCCGGCGGCCAGGGCGTCGTCGCCATCCTCGAGGCCTGA
- a CDS encoding TetR family transcriptional regulator: MTDGAPEQDTAPPPRRDKRSSRWDEHRRARRQELTLATIVAIRQFGPDVGMSQVAAQARTSKTVVYRHFTDKFDLYQAVCERVGAVIVGQVAEAMRTAGPPQQILRQGIDAYLTLIERDPDIYRYVMRPPGSDRSSSAAEGDFVGDLTSFIGDHVGEIITTELHRQGRDPAPAVTWGHAVVGMVRSVGDHWLTARPEVSREVITGEVADLAWGGLDLTVNSSAASA, encoded by the coding sequence GTGACCGACGGCGCACCGGAGCAGGACACTGCCCCGCCACCCCGGCGCGACAAACGTTCGAGTCGCTGGGACGAGCACCGTCGGGCCCGTCGTCAGGAACTGACCCTGGCGACGATCGTCGCGATCCGGCAGTTCGGTCCCGACGTCGGGATGAGCCAGGTCGCGGCGCAGGCGCGGACCTCGAAGACGGTGGTGTACCGCCACTTCACCGACAAGTTCGACCTGTACCAGGCGGTCTGCGAGCGCGTCGGCGCGGTGATCGTCGGGCAGGTGGCCGAGGCGATGCGCACCGCCGGCCCGCCGCAGCAGATCCTGCGCCAGGGCATCGACGCCTACCTGACACTCATCGAGCGCGACCCCGACATCTACCGCTACGTGATGCGCCCGCCGGGCTCCGACCGATCCTCCTCGGCGGCCGAGGGCGACTTCGTGGGCGACCTGACGTCGTTCATCGGCGACCACGTCGGCGAGATCATCACCACCGAGCTGCACCGCCAGGGCCGCGATCCCGCGCCCGCGGTGACGTGGGGGCACGCGGTGGTCGGGATGGTGCGGTCGGTGGGCGACCACTGGCTGACCGCCCGGCCGGAGGTCTCCCGCGAGGTCATCACCGGCGAGGTCGCCGATCTCGCCTGGGGCGGGCTCGACCTCACCGTGAACTCCTCCGCCGCGTCCGCCTGA
- a CDS encoding acyl-CoA dehydrogenase, with the protein MAAPLSVPPSTSDVSASVVDAVRHSLDGRWSWLRDEIRGREDFGDLRVEPGIDTETHRQRVWEMLGQLAADGHAVHGFPTAVGGRGDIGGSVVSFEMLAFADLSLQVKSGVQWGLFGGAIQALGSPEQQARYLPSVMDLSLPGCFGMTETGHGSDVQSVHTTATYDPATGEFVIDTPTESAKKDYIGNAARDGRMAVVFVQLWSAPAGEVPARHGVHAVLVPLRDEAGTVLPGVEITDDGHKEGLNGVDNGRLAFHGVRVPRENLLDRYGSVAADGTYSSSIDSENRRFFTMLGALVRGRISVSGSAVGAAQLALTIALRYAEARRQFAAPGGDGEIVVLDYLAHQRKLLPLLARTYALRFAQNELVEMLHDIQTEREAGGSVDENRQRELESRAAGIKALSTWNATEVIQVCREACGGQGYLSENRLGTLRTDTDVFTTFEGDNTVLLQLVAKGLISGYADDFGNLDTLGTIRFVADQVLDTVAERTSLHQLAERLRGAAAGDDEELLDASWQIKLLDDREQHTLDGLVRRLRPARGKGVSPDKAFAIFNRAQDHLLHSARAHLDGLVLDAFNRACEAQTDPTARQLMRSVCDLFALSVVEQDKGWFLEHGRISAARSKAVTSEINKLCHTLRPHARTLIDAFGIPESWIGAPIATGAETRRQDEAIAHTASQRG; encoded by the coding sequence ATGGCCGCTCCGCTCTCCGTCCCGCCGTCGACGTCCGACGTGTCCGCCTCCGTGGTCGACGCCGTCCGGCACTCGCTCGACGGTCGCTGGTCCTGGCTGCGCGACGAGATCCGCGGCCGGGAGGACTTCGGCGACCTGCGCGTCGAGCCCGGCATCGACACCGAGACCCACCGGCAGCGCGTCTGGGAGATGCTCGGGCAGCTGGCCGCCGACGGCCACGCCGTGCACGGCTTCCCGACGGCGGTGGGTGGCCGCGGCGACATCGGCGGCTCGGTCGTCTCCTTCGAGATGCTGGCCTTCGCCGACCTGTCCCTGCAGGTCAAGAGCGGGGTGCAGTGGGGCCTGTTCGGTGGCGCCATCCAGGCCCTCGGCAGCCCCGAGCAGCAGGCGCGCTACCTGCCGTCGGTGATGGACCTGTCGTTGCCCGGCTGCTTCGGGATGACCGAGACCGGCCACGGGTCCGACGTGCAGTCGGTGCACACCACTGCCACGTACGACCCCGCCACGGGCGAGTTCGTGATCGACACCCCCACCGAGTCGGCCAAGAAGGACTACATCGGCAACGCCGCGCGCGACGGCCGCATGGCCGTGGTCTTCGTGCAGCTGTGGTCCGCGCCCGCCGGCGAGGTCCCGGCCCGCCACGGCGTGCACGCGGTGCTCGTGCCGCTGCGCGACGAGGCCGGCACCGTGCTGCCCGGCGTCGAGATCACCGACGACGGGCACAAGGAGGGGCTGAACGGCGTCGACAACGGCCGGCTCGCCTTCCACGGCGTCCGCGTGCCCCGCGAGAACCTGCTCGACCGCTACGGCAGCGTCGCGGCCGACGGCACGTACTCCAGCTCGATCGACAGCGAGAACCGGCGCTTCTTCACGATGCTCGGGGCCCTCGTGCGGGGCCGCATCAGCGTGTCCGGTTCGGCCGTCGGTGCGGCGCAGCTCGCCCTGACGATCGCCCTGCGCTACGCCGAGGCCCGCCGCCAGTTCGCGGCCCCGGGCGGCGACGGCGAGATCGTGGTCCTCGACTACCTCGCCCACCAGCGCAAGCTGCTCCCGCTCCTGGCCCGCACCTACGCCCTGCGGTTCGCCCAGAACGAGCTCGTCGAGATGCTCCACGACATCCAGACCGAGCGGGAGGCGGGCGGCTCGGTCGACGAGAACCGCCAGCGCGAGCTCGAGTCCCGGGCCGCGGGCATCAAGGCGCTCTCCACCTGGAACGCCACCGAGGTCATCCAGGTCTGCCGCGAGGCCTGCGGTGGGCAGGGCTACCTCTCGGAGAACCGACTCGGCACGCTGCGCACCGACACCGACGTGTTCACCACGTTCGAGGGCGACAACACGGTCCTGCTCCAGCTCGTGGCCAAGGGCCTGATCTCGGGCTACGCCGACGACTTCGGCAACCTCGACACCCTGGGCACCATCCGCTTCGTCGCCGACCAGGTGCTCGACACGGTCGCCGAGCGCACGTCCCTGCACCAGCTCGCCGAGCGGCTGCGCGGGGCGGCGGCCGGTGACGACGAGGAGCTCCTCGACGCGTCGTGGCAGATCAAGCTGCTCGACGACCGGGAGCAGCACACCCTCGACGGTCTGGTGCGTCGGCTGCGGCCCGCCCGCGGCAAGGGGGTGTCGCCGGACAAGGCGTTCGCCATCTTCAACCGCGCCCAGGACCACCTGCTGCACTCCGCCCGCGCCCACCTCGACGGGCTGGTGCTCGACGCGTTCAACCGTGCGTGCGAGGCCCAGACCGACCCGACGGCCCGGCAGCTCATGCGGTCGGTGTGCGACCTCTTCGCGCTGAGCGTGGTCGAGCAGGACAAGGGCTGGTTCCTCGAGCACGGCCGCATCTCCGCGGCGCGCTCGAAGGCGGTCACCTCGGAGATCAACAAGCTCTGCCACACCCTGCGGCCGCACGCCCGGACGCTGATCGACGCGTTCGGCATCCCGGAGAGCTGGATCGGGGCGCCGATCGCGACGGGCGCGGAGACCCGTCGTCAGGACGAGGCGATCGCGCACACCGCGTCGCAGCGGGGCTGA
- a CDS encoding DUF4190 domain-containing protein yields the protein MTEPFPQGQWDAGTAAPPPKPKNGMGVAALVFGILGLLTCWWLPVIGFIFGLLAVIFGVIGRGRVRKQQATNGGAALTGLILGLLSVIVNIILMIVVGVGLFAFFQSGGGNSLDQLQQCLAQAQNSGNPAAVQQALAQCQEQFQSQLPNLGGGGQ from the coding sequence GTGACCGAGCCCTTCCCTCAGGGCCAGTGGGACGCCGGCACCGCCGCCCCGCCCCCGAAGCCGAAGAACGGCATGGGCGTCGCCGCCCTGGTCTTCGGCATCCTCGGCCTCCTGACCTGCTGGTGGCTGCCGGTCATCGGCTTCATCTTCGGTCTGCTCGCCGTGATCTTCGGGGTCATCGGCCGCGGCCGGGTCCGCAAGCAGCAGGCCACCAACGGGGGCGCCGCGCTGACGGGTCTGATCCTCGGACTCCTGTCCGTGATCGTGAACATCATCCTGATGATCGTCGTCGGCGTGGGCCTCTTCGCCTTCTTCCAGTCCGGCGGCGGCAACTCCCTCGACCAGTTGCAGCAGTGCCTGGCGCAGGCGCAGAACTCCGGCAACCCGGCGGCCGTACAGCAGGCGCTCGCGCAGTGCCAGGAGCAGTTCCAGTCCCAGCTGCCGAACCTCGGCGGCGGCGGGCAGTAG
- a CDS encoding phosphodiester glycosidase family protein: MTAGRVGLAALVAGVVLAPTALAAPPPPPSPPPSDGRVLDTLLSPRGGDVPGTEYREFTTTAAAGRVRGHLIRVDLANRTVAVRLLRPAVVTAVGTVPDLAARANAIGAVNGNFFDEGGTGASVGVEFENKALIKSAVPLGRRPAPPGPPGSSPDTVIGIDTQGIGRIGRVLFSGSVRFAGREVPLAGLNLYAVPVGGIAAFTPAWGGRTRARTVCGSDTDAKAPCAGAAVEVRVKAGKAVAVGPVGTTAVPAGEVALVARDGAAAPLRALRPGDPVDARWTALAPDTPPLRTALGALALVRDGAPWPGLQTTERAPRTAVGLSTDGRTLWLIAVDGRQEASVGATLAELGRLITDLGIPQAVALDGGGSTQMVRRPAGGALAVANVPSSKPLRAVADGLAVVPAG; encoded by the coding sequence ATGACGGCAGGTCGGGTCGGTCTGGCGGCGCTGGTGGCAGGGGTCGTGCTCGCGCCGACCGCCCTCGCCGCTCCCCCTCCCCCACCGTCCCCGCCCCCGTCGGACGGGCGGGTCCTCGACACGCTCCTCAGCCCGCGCGGCGGCGACGTCCCCGGCACGGAGTACCGCGAGTTCACGACGACGGCGGCGGCCGGCCGCGTGCGCGGCCACCTGATCCGCGTGGACCTCGCGAACCGCACGGTGGCGGTGCGGCTGCTGCGACCCGCCGTCGTGACCGCGGTCGGCACGGTCCCGGACCTCGCCGCGAGGGCGAACGCGATCGGCGCGGTCAACGGGAACTTCTTCGACGAGGGCGGTACCGGGGCCTCGGTGGGCGTCGAGTTCGAGAACAAGGCCCTGATCAAGTCCGCCGTCCCCCTCGGGCGGCGGCCCGCGCCCCCGGGGCCACCGGGGTCGAGCCCCGACACGGTGATCGGCATCGACACGCAGGGCATCGGCCGGATCGGGCGGGTGCTGTTCTCCGGCTCGGTCCGCTTCGCCGGCCGTGAGGTCCCCCTGGCGGGGCTCAACCTCTACGCGGTGCCGGTCGGCGGGATCGCCGCCTTCACCCCGGCGTGGGGCGGCCGGACCCGGGCCCGCACCGTGTGCGGCAGCGACACCGACGCGAAGGCGCCCTGCGCGGGCGCCGCGGTCGAGGTGCGGGTGAAGGCCGGGAAGGCGGTCGCCGTCGGTCCGGTCGGCACGACCGCGGTGCCCGCCGGCGAGGTCGCCCTCGTCGCCCGGGACGGGGCCGCCGCACCGCTGCGGGCCCTGCGCCCCGGGGATCCCGTCGACGCCCGCTGGACCGCTCTCGCCCCCGACACCCCGCCGCTGCGGACCGCCCTCGGCGCGCTCGCCCTGGTCCGCGACGGCGCCCCCTGGCCCGGGCTGCAGACCACCGAGCGGGCCCCGCGCACGGCCGTGGGCCTCTCCACGGACGGCCGGACCCTGTGGTTGATCGCCGTCGACGGCCGCCAGGAGGCGAGCGTCGGCGCGACCCTCGCCGAGCTCGGCCGGCTGATCACCGACCTCGGCATCCCGCAGGCCGTCGCCCTCGACGGGGGCGGCTCGACGCAGATGGTGCGCCGACCGGCCGGCGGGGCGCTCGCCGTCGCGAACGTCCCGTCCTCGAAGCCGCTGCGGGCGGTGGCCGACGGTCTCGCCGTCGTCCCGGCGGGCTGA
- a CDS encoding TerC/Alx family metal homeostasis membrane protein — MTVPLWVWGATVAGILVLVGIDIWHARSPHEVSFREATLWSVIYIAVALIFGAGVWYFMGAQSGVEYISGWLVEKSLSVDNLFIFAVILAQFAVPKRHQQKVLLWGVIGALVMRAIFILIGAAVINAFSFAFVIFGAFLLYTAYGLIRSHGDEPKDMSDNVAVRLTRKLVTVHEEDTKPGDKHDGQLWRKVGGKLGVTPLFITVAVILSVDLVFALDSIPAIFGITQNAYIVFTANAFALLGLRALYFLLVGLLERLVHLSYGLAFILAFIGVKLVLHWLHVDINPAIPEVPTWLSLAVILVTLTVVTITSLYATRGLPPKKDAETSSSGPDDHDSTGASSDGTASSKEASAEEPADASRRS, encoded by the coding sequence GTGACGGTCCCACTGTGGGTCTGGGGGGCGACGGTCGCCGGGATTCTCGTCCTGGTGGGCATCGACATCTGGCATGCCCGATCGCCCCACGAGGTCAGCTTCCGCGAAGCCACGCTGTGGTCGGTCATCTACATCGCCGTCGCGCTGATCTTCGGCGCCGGCGTCTGGTACTTCATGGGCGCCCAGTCCGGCGTCGAGTACATCTCGGGCTGGCTGGTCGAGAAGAGCCTGTCGGTCGACAACCTCTTCATCTTCGCGGTGATCCTCGCGCAGTTCGCGGTACCCAAGCGGCACCAGCAGAAGGTGCTGCTCTGGGGCGTCATCGGCGCGCTGGTGATGCGCGCGATCTTCATCCTCATCGGCGCCGCGGTGATCAACGCGTTCAGCTTCGCGTTCGTCATCTTCGGGGCGTTCCTGCTCTACACCGCGTACGGGCTGATCCGCTCGCACGGTGACGAGCCGAAGGACATGAGCGACAACGTCGCCGTGCGTCTGACGCGCAAGCTCGTGACCGTCCACGAGGAGGACACGAAGCCGGGCGACAAGCACGACGGCCAGCTCTGGCGGAAGGTCGGCGGCAAGCTCGGGGTCACGCCGCTGTTCATCACCGTCGCGGTGATCCTGTCGGTCGACCTCGTGTTCGCGCTCGACTCGATCCCCGCGATCTTCGGCATCACGCAGAACGCGTACATCGTGTTCACGGCCAACGCGTTCGCCCTGCTCGGACTGCGCGCCCTGTACTTCCTGCTGGTGGGGCTGCTGGAGCGCCTGGTCCACCTGTCCTACGGCCTCGCGTTCATCCTGGCCTTCATCGGCGTGAAGCTGGTTCTCCACTGGCTCCACGTCGACATCAACCCGGCCATCCCCGAGGTGCCGACCTGGCTGTCGCTGGCGGTGATCCTCGTGACCCTGACGGTCGTGACCATCACCAGCCTCTACGCGACCCGCGGGCTGCCGCCGAAGAAGGACGCCGAGACCTCGTCGTCGGGGCCGGACGACCACGACTCCACCGGAGCCTCGTCGGACGGGACCGCGTCGAGCAAGGAGGCGTCCGCGGAGGAGCCGGCCGACGCGTCGCGTCGGAGCTGA
- a CDS encoding DUF309 domain-containing protein: MTSPDARDRDDTGRARNARPRDAAGRPLPPGAAGVERIDEDVVLPPDEALREAQRLLDGGFPFHAHEVLEGAWKSGAVDERPFWQGLAQLAVGLTHAQRGNRRGAVSLLRRGAENLGAGASVAGRHGVDAEGVVAWAQTRADAVEAGGDLEAGSPPRLAR; the protein is encoded by the coding sequence GTGACCTCCCCCGACGCACGAGACCGTGACGACACGGGCCGGGCACGCAACGCCCGCCCCCGCGACGCCGCCGGCCGACCGCTGCCACCCGGCGCGGCCGGCGTCGAGCGGATCGACGAGGACGTCGTGCTCCCGCCCGACGAGGCGTTGCGCGAGGCCCAGCGCCTGCTCGACGGCGGGTTCCCCTTCCACGCCCACGAGGTGCTGGAGGGGGCGTGGAAGTCGGGGGCCGTCGACGAGCGGCCGTTCTGGCAGGGCCTCGCCCAGCTCGCGGTGGGCCTCACGCACGCGCAGCGCGGGAACCGGCGCGGCGCGGTCTCCCTGCTCCGCCGCGGCGCGGAGAACCTCGGGGCCGGGGCGTCCGTGGCCGGTCGGCACGGGGTGGACGCCGAGGGTGTCGTGGCCTGGGCACAGACCCGCGCGGACGCGGTCGAGGCCGGCGGCGACCTCGAGGCCGGGAGCCCGCCTCGGCTCGCCCGCTGA
- a CDS encoding type 1 glutamine amidotransferase domain-containing protein, giving the protein MANELSGKRVAILAASGVEQVELEQPRKAADDAGASTTLISVDTGEIQAMNGDINPGDTFSVDRAIADVSADDFDALILPGGTCNPDTLRQNGDVIAFVQAIAGAGKPIAAICHAPWTLVEADLVRGKRLTSFPSLRTDIRNAGGDVVDEQVVVDQGLITSRNPDDLDAFCATIVKEFA; this is encoded by the coding sequence ATGGCGAACGAACTCTCCGGCAAGCGTGTCGCGATCCTCGCGGCCAGCGGCGTGGAGCAGGTCGAGCTGGAGCAGCCGCGCAAGGCCGCGGACGACGCGGGCGCGAGCACCACGCTGATCTCGGTCGACACCGGCGAGATCCAGGCGATGAACGGCGACATCAACCCCGGCGACACCTTCTCGGTGGACCGGGCGATCGCCGACGTGTCGGCCGACGACTTCGACGCGCTCATCCTGCCCGGCGGCACCTGCAACCCCGACACGCTGCGGCAGAACGGCGACGTCATCGCCTTCGTGCAGGCCATCGCGGGCGCGGGCAAGCCGATCGCCGCGATCTGCCACGCACCGTGGACCCTCGTCGAGGCCGACCTGGTGCGCGGGAAGCGCCTCACCTCGTTCCCCAGCCTGCGGACCGACATCCGCAACGCGGGCGGCGACGTCGTCGACGAGCAGGTCGTCGTCGACCAGGGCCTGATCACCAGCCGCAACCCCGACGACCTCGACGCGTTCTGCGCGACGATCGTCAAGGAGTTCGCCTGA